A portion of the Flavobacterium magnum genome contains these proteins:
- a CDS encoding TetR/AcrR family transcriptional regulator: MSQSKAEKTRQFIIEKSAPVFNAKGFAGTSINDLTEVTGLTKGSIYGNFANKDAVALAAFDHNFGKVVSFIKQQIESKTTVIDKLLVYPQVYRNFLDIPFLEAGCPVLNTATEADDTHPMLRKKVVAALQLWKRSIENLLNHGIDTGEIKNDTPVAEFTAVLMCLIEGAVMQSKAYGAPAMLQHTMDYLERGIVNLKT, encoded by the coding sequence ATGAGCCAATCCAAAGCCGAAAAAACCAGACAGTTCATCATCGAGAAATCCGCACCTGTGTTTAATGCGAAGGGTTTTGCAGGGACTTCGATCAATGATCTTACAGAAGTTACCGGGCTAACGAAAGGCAGCATCTATGGTAATTTTGCAAACAAGGATGCTGTGGCGCTGGCCGCATTTGATCACAACTTCGGTAAAGTGGTGTCGTTTATCAAACAGCAGATTGAATCAAAAACGACGGTGATCGACAAACTGCTGGTCTATCCGCAGGTGTACCGCAATTTCCTTGACATTCCTTTCCTGGAGGCGGGCTGCCCGGTGCTCAACACGGCGACGGAGGCAGATGATACGCATCCGATGCTGCGAAAGAAAGTCGTGGCGGCACTGCAACTTTGGAAAAGGTCGATTGAAAACCTCCTGAATCATGGGATCGATACAGGTGAAATTAAGAACGATACGCCCGTCGCCGAGTTTACCGCAGTGCTGATGTGCCTGATCGAGGGTGCCGTGATGCAATCAAAAGCATATGGCGCTCCGGCGATGCTCCAACATACTATGGATTACCTCGAGCGTGGCATCGTAAATCTCAAAACCTGA
- a CDS encoding acyl-CoA thioesterase yields MEKLPSSTYKIRFNDCDLFGHLNNSRYLDYLINAREDHLSEHYALDLTTYYKNGFGWVVGSHEIAYVSPAVYNETVRIQSALLRADEQSLHVETVMTNTNGTAVKAVMRTRLIPINTKTGRRETHDAAFLAWAKTIENHGIAADIPLQQRVQELRQELTAEKRP; encoded by the coding sequence ATGGAAAAATTACCTTCATCAACTTATAAAATACGTTTTAATGATTGCGACCTTTTTGGTCACCTCAACAACTCCCGATACCTGGACTACCTGATCAATGCCCGGGAAGACCACCTGTCAGAACACTATGCGCTCGACCTCACTACGTATTACAAAAATGGATTCGGCTGGGTTGTGGGCAGCCATGAAATCGCCTATGTGAGTCCGGCGGTGTACAACGAAACCGTCCGAATTCAATCGGCACTGCTGCGCGCTGACGAGCAATCGCTGCACGTCGAAACCGTCATGACCAATACCAATGGGACAGCGGTTAAGGCCGTAATGCGAACGCGGCTTATTCCCATCAACACAAAAACCGGGCGTCGCGAAACCCATGACGCAGCATTTCTGGCTTGGGCGAAAACCATCGAGAACCATGGCATCGCAGCAGATATCCCGTTGCAGCAACGCGTTCAGGAGCTGCGGCAGGAATTAACCGCAGAAAAAAGACCGTGA
- a CDS encoding tyrosine-type recombinase/integrase → MNWKAVTTTHKGAARIVLYADKDPVLVQKIRSIEGCLWSRTLQAWHVPDTPENRRLLEARSNGKSVLSRICPVNQPVLERFVEQLSLHGYSVHTIRKYRGDFGDFLYWLQEIPAYQCHQEQVRSYILQCIIQRLSSDALIHSRLNALTFYYVRMLRREQFFVDIPRPKKPRKLPKVIPVDVIRKLFAATTNLKHNTILKLCYGMGLRVSEICALKISDVDSQNMQVLIECGKGKKDRYANLPQSILKQLRAYYLQYKPKRYLFEGKDGGPYAIRTIQLIFHEGMQKTGFNRKLGIHSLRHSFATHLLEQGTDVRFIQELLGHTNIKTTLLYTEVSDNNIRKIVSPLDNL, encoded by the coding sequence ATGAATTGGAAAGCCGTTACCACAACCCATAAGGGCGCCGCCAGGATTGTACTCTATGCTGATAAAGATCCTGTATTGGTGCAAAAGATACGATCCATTGAAGGATGCCTTTGGAGCCGCACACTGCAGGCCTGGCATGTGCCGGACACGCCTGAAAACCGTAGACTGCTTGAAGCTAGAAGCAATGGTAAGTCGGTGCTGTCGCGTATCTGTCCCGTCAACCAGCCGGTCCTTGAGCGTTTTGTCGAACAATTGTCGCTGCACGGATACAGCGTCCACACGATCAGGAAGTACAGGGGTGACTTTGGCGATTTTCTGTATTGGCTGCAGGAAATACCTGCCTATCAATGCCATCAGGAACAGGTTCGCTCCTATATCCTGCAATGCATCATCCAAAGACTCAGCAGTGACGCGCTGATACACAGCCGGCTGAACGCCCTGACGTTTTATTATGTCAGGATGCTCCGGCGCGAACAATTTTTTGTCGACATCCCCAGACCCAAAAAGCCGCGGAAACTGCCAAAGGTCATTCCTGTTGACGTCATCAGGAAACTTTTTGCCGCAACGACCAACCTGAAGCACAATACCATATTGAAATTGTGTTACGGCATGGGCCTCCGCGTGTCAGAAATCTGCGCCCTTAAGATTTCAGATGTTGACAGCCAGAACATGCAGGTTCTTATCGAATGCGGCAAGGGTAAAAAGGACCGTTATGCGAACCTGCCGCAAAGCATCCTGAAGCAACTGCGGGCCTATTACCTGCAATACAAGCCGAAGCGTTACCTTTTCGAGGGAAAGGACGGTGGCCCATATGCCATCCGGACAATCCAGCTAATTTTTCATGAGGGCATGCAGAAAACGGGGTTTAACCGAAAACTGGGCATACACAGCCTCAGGCACAGTTTTGCGACCCATTTGCTTGAACAGGGCACCGACGTGCGGTTCATACAGGAATTGCTGGGACACACAAACATCAAGACGACGCTACTTTACACCGAAGTAAGTGACAATAATATCCGCAAAATCGTGAGCCCTTTAGACAACCTGTAA
- a CDS encoding DUF3024 domain-containing protein, protein MIESLEIEELDNYLSYIRPSEELRSKIDIAYRIEKQSVIIFEVTPHWKDPKQKIESNVAKATFVKKDNHWKVFWRRADLKWHSYKPMPIVENLLDFTRLIEKDEYNCFWG, encoded by the coding sequence ATGATCGAAAGCTTAGAAATAGAAGAACTTGACAATTACTTATCTTATATTCGTCCGAGCGAAGAACTGAGATCAAAAATTGACATTGCTTATAGGATTGAAAAGCAAAGCGTGATAATTTTTGAGGTTACGCCGCATTGGAAAGATCCAAAACAGAAAATTGAAAGTAATGTTGCAAAGGCAACTTTCGTAAAAAAAGATAATCATTGGAAAGTCTTTTGGCGTCGTGCTGATTTGAAATGGCACTCTTACAAACCAATGCCTATAGTTGAAAATCTTCTTGACTTTACTAGATTAATCGAAAAGGATGAATATAATTGCTTTTGGGGATAA
- a CDS encoding phytanoyl-CoA dioxygenase family protein, producing MNVIDEINSEGFTIIENVYSADEIDKLISNIENVGIQNQHKNTYRKSDDLFAVRQFFNEFPQALEIVFNSSLKQIIKTNFGDNYFVTKSIYFDKPEKSNWFVSYHQDLTISVNQKLELDGFENWTVKQNQFAVQPPENILKNCFTIRIHLDNTSKENGALKVINKSHSKGIVRLDNFTSKTGNESICEVEKGGIMIMKPLLFHASNKTTNNERRRVIHIEFCNQQLPNGLNWNEKVEFNLN from the coding sequence ATGAACGTAATTGATGAAATAAATTCTGAAGGTTTTACAATAATTGAAAATGTTTATTCAGCTGACGAAATCGACAAATTGATTTCTAATATTGAAAATGTTGGTATTCAAAATCAGCACAAAAATACTTACCGAAAATCTGATGATTTGTTTGCTGTAAGACAATTTTTCAATGAGTTTCCACAAGCATTGGAAATAGTATTCAATAGCAGTTTAAAGCAAATCATCAAAACTAATTTTGGTGATAACTATTTTGTCACAAAATCTATATACTTTGACAAACCAGAAAAGTCTAATTGGTTTGTTTCTTATCACCAGGATTTGACAATCTCAGTAAATCAAAAATTAGAGCTTGACGGGTTTGAAAATTGGACAGTAAAACAAAATCAATTCGCTGTCCAACCTCCGGAAAATATTTTGAAGAATTGTTTTACTATCAGAATTCATTTGGATAATACGTCTAAAGAAAATGGCGCGTTGAAAGTCATCAATAAATCTCATTCTAAAGGAATTGTCAGACTTGATAATTTTACTTCGAAAACTGGAAATGAAAGCATTTGCGAAGTTGAAAAAGGTGGAATTATGATTATGAAACCTTTACTATTTCATGCGTCAAACAAAACCACTAATAATGAAAGACGGAGAGTTATCCATATTGAGTTTTGCAATCAACAATTACCTAACGGATTAAATTGGAATGAGAAAGTGGAATTCAATTTAAACTAA
- a CDS encoding CbrC family protein, giving the protein MELPIFKYNPNAYKLDIIVKENILCECCGEKREYRYDGPFYAEEEIENICPWCIKNGKASEKFEGEFQDSASVDDVENESAITEISQQTPGFCAIQQENWLAHCDDLCAFIGYAKPELVKPIIDDLIEDIEDSGFDVDEVVKSLKKEELDGYVFQCLHCGKHRIYFDD; this is encoded by the coding sequence ATGGAATTACCAATATTTAAATACAATCCAAACGCATACAAACTGGATATCATTGTTAAAGAAAACATTCTCTGTGAATGTTGTGGAGAAAAGCGTGAATATCGCTACGATGGACCATTTTACGCTGAAGAAGAAATAGAAAATATTTGTCCTTGGTGTATTAAAAATGGAAAAGCTTCTGAAAAATTTGAAGGAGAATTTCAAGATTCTGCAAGCGTGGATGATGTTGAAAATGAGTCTGCAATTACTGAAATTTCGCAACAAACTCCAGGATTTTGTGCAATTCAACAAGAAAACTGGTTAGCTCATTGTGATGATTTATGTGCATTTATTGGCTATGCAAAACCAGAATTAGTTAAACCAATCATTGATGACTTAATCGAGGATATTGAAGATAGCGGATTCGATGTAGATGAAGTTGTCAAAAGCTTAAAAAAAGAAGAACTTGACGGTTACGTATTTCAATGTTTACATTGTGGCAAACACAGAATTTATTTTGACGATTAG